The Vibrio astriarenae genome contains a region encoding:
- a CDS encoding glycoside hydrolase family 117 protein codes for MNSSNKKLSLASLRAIERGYDSRGPEWLIEFDVQELKGDFAYEEGVIRRDPTAVIQVDDLYHCWYTKGEGETKGFTGNIEDKVFPWDKTEVWHATSADGITWKEQGPAIQAGEPGSYDDRAVFTPEVLAHKGLYYLVYQTVQSPYTNRQFEEIALAWSDSPFGPWTKSNAPILSPEKDGEWEGDEDNRFHVSAKGSFDSHKVHDPCLMFFNDKFYLYYKGETMGESMNMGGREIKHGVAIADNILGPYVKSEYNPISNSGHEVAVWHHNGGIASLITTDGPEKNTIQWAEDGINFEIMSHIKGAPEALGIFRDEDEDSFEAPGLNWGVCHKYDPSWNWNYICRYRVKRQILDAGTFQNSN; via the coding sequence ATGAATTCATCGAACAAGAAACTCAGCTTAGCGAGTCTGCGTGCTATTGAACGCGGTTATGACAGCCGTGGTCCAGAATGGCTGATTGAATTTGATGTACAAGAATTGAAAGGTGACTTTGCTTATGAGGAAGGCGTTATTCGTCGAGATCCTACCGCGGTTATCCAAGTCGATGATTTATATCACTGTTGGTATACAAAAGGAGAAGGTGAAACAAAAGGTTTTACTGGCAACATAGAGGACAAAGTCTTCCCATGGGATAAGACGGAAGTATGGCATGCCACTTCTGCCGATGGCATCACCTGGAAAGAACAAGGCCCAGCAATTCAAGCTGGTGAACCAGGCTCTTATGATGACAGAGCGGTATTCACCCCTGAAGTTCTGGCACACAAAGGACTTTATTACCTTGTTTACCAAACTGTTCAATCGCCTTATACCAATCGTCAATTTGAAGAAATTGCCCTAGCTTGGTCTGATAGCCCATTTGGCCCTTGGACCAAATCTAATGCGCCTATCCTAAGCCCTGAAAAAGATGGCGAGTGGGAAGGAGATGAAGATAATCGTTTCCATGTCAGCGCTAAAGGCAGCTTTGACAGTCACAAGGTGCACGATCCTTGTCTCATGTTCTTCAATGATAAGTTTTACCTCTACTACAAAGGTGAAACCATGGGAGAGAGTATGAACATGGGAGGTCGAGAAATTAAGCATGGCGTAGCGATCGCCGACAACATTCTTGGGCCTTACGTTAAGTCTGAATACAACCCTATCTCAAACTCCGGCCATGAAGTGGCTGTTTGGCATCATAACGGTGGTATTGCTTCGCTTATTACTACTGACGGCCCAGAGAAAAATACGATTCAATGGGCGGAAGATGGTATCAACTTCGAAATAATGTCTCACATCAAGGGCGCACCAGAGGCGCTTGGTATCTTCCGAGACGAAGATGAAGACAGCTTCGAAGCACCAGGCTTAAACTGGGGTGTTTGCCACAAATATGACCCAAGTTGGAACTGGAACTACATCTGTCGTTATCGAGTGAAACGCCAAATCTTAGATGCTGGAACCTTCCAAAATAGTAATTAA